Below is a genomic region from Bacillus mycoides.
GAGTAGAATACGTGTTTGATCCAGATTTTAGAATTTTGATGCGTAGTCTTATTGTCTATCGATTTATCAAAAAATATATTTGAAAGGGGGTGAAATTATGAAACAAGAATGGCAATCACCAGTATTAGAAGTACTTGATATCAACATGACAATGGCTGGACCTGGAAAGAGACTTGTTGACCAAGTTTTTGAAGATGAGGATGAGCAAGGCGCTCTTCACCACAGCTAATGCACTAATATTTAAATAAGATTTATATGCTTTACAGCCCTTATATAGTTTAATTACGGTATAAGGGTTTTTTTAATCAATTTTTCAACTATTTGGAGTGAGAAAGATGATACATACTGTAAAGAAAGAGATTTACAAAGCCTTCGGATTAGCCCTATTAAGTGAGATTCCCCTGCCGGAATTGCCTCAAGTAAGTAATTACGAAAATGAAGTAGACGTAAAAATAGAAACTGCAGATTTGTCCCAATTATGGGGAGAGTTATCTTCTCCGAAGTCAGTGTTTGTAGTTGAAGAAGAATTAATTATGTTTCAAATCCCCGAAACTGCTACGTTTTGTATTCAAAATGGAGAAAAAATCATTGTTTCACCTATGAAAGGGTCTGATCAAGATAAGATTCGGCTTTATATTCTTGGGACTTGT
It encodes:
- a CDS encoding paeninodin family lasso peptide, translating into MKQEWQSPVLEVLDINMTMAGPGKRLVDQVFEDEDEQGALHHS